Below is a window of 'Nostoc azollae' 0708 DNA.
TATGAAAATTGTATCGTGACCCAAAAAATGCAGAATTAATCAGTTGTTTTTGGTCTGGGAAATATCATAACAGCACCGAAGGAATAAATTTAATCACACTTTACTACAGTGATGTGTATGGAAATTCAGTACGAATCAATTACAGAATATACGGCAAAAAGGAGGGAAAGATGAAGAGCGATTATTTTCAGGAAATGCTCAAGGAAGTGATTGACTGGGGTGTAAAACCAAGAATAGTTACAGGAGACAGTTGCTATTCAGGGGTAGAAAGCTGAAAATTCTTAAAAAACCAGAAATTAGGTTCTCTGTTTGGGATTTAGAAAAATAGAACAGTATCAAATAAACTGAAAAAGTATTGTCTATTAAGGAGTTTAGAAATCCTCGATGAAGGTTTGATAACTCATTTGAGAGCATTTGGATTGATCAAACTGTTTAGGCAAGACTTCAAAAAAGAAGACTCTAGAGACTATATAGTGTATCTACCAGATCAAGAAGCTCTCAATCAAATCACCAAAAGTGAATTTGTGACAATTGATGACACTCATTGGGGGATCGAAAGTTTTCATAGAGCCATCAAACAAGTATGTGGAATTTGTCGATTTATGGTTAGAGATAGCCAAGGAATTGAAATACAGATATTTTGTTCACTTCAAGCATTTTTTCGTTTCAAAAAAATGCGCTCTGAAAACATAATCTCGAACCCACATTCCTCACCCTAAAGTGCCACAGAGAGGAATTACGGAGAGAAAAAATCCAAGGGAGCATAAAAAGAAACATATGCAGTGAAAAAAGGCATTGGAGAAACAGTAAAGCACCAAAAATACCATCAAAAGCTATTCTCAATAAGGAGCAATAAGAAAGAATACCGCCCAGAGGAGTCAACAGATAAATGAAGATATTCAAGAGATAAATCATGACTTAGACCAATAGATTGAAGTACAAAAAGAAATTATGGACATAGTAAAATAGAGCTATAAATCAAAGATATTAGGTTATTTTATGATAGAAATTAAATTAATAGAGAGAAAAATTAGGTAGCCAATTGATAGTAGGGAAAACAATGCTCTGGTAAAAGATCCACAATGAAATCTCTCTCTTGAGTCTAGTGAGAGACGTGTTTTTCTTGGTTAAGTGTAACTAAATGAATAGACTGAAAGCATGGAAAAATCCAGCGTAAAGTGGGGTGGTCAGTTGGTTTACCCAATTGATTTTTTACTCTTGATTTAGACTCTCTCACAGCTGTTCTAATTTGTCGTTTCCCTAAAGTATAAACAAGCAGATATAAACCCATAATCATTCCCAGGGAATCTATTCTCTCTGAACTTTTTAGGAAAATACTGTCTGCAAAAATAATGGGTCTTTGAGAAAAGCAAACCCTCTCTCGCAAGACTGTTGAGCTTTATATTCACTCAAGATGGAGTCATAGGTAAGTTCATTGGAATCCAAAAGGTTTGTAGCAAAAATAAAAGGCCCTACCCTCAGAAATTTTGTATTAATTTTACTTTCATTCTGGGAGACTATAGCTGATATTTCAGAGGATATCTTTCCTGAACTATCTTTTTTCTTAGATTTTATCTGAGTAACTTTACTCTGGTTAATTTGGTGATATTTGAATTGTTTGAATAGTTTAGATAACCCCTTGATAGCATCACCTTCACAAGCAAATTTTTCTGCTGATAACTTTTTCGAATCTTGCACAGCTTTTGATTGTGCCTTGGTAATTTTTTGTGAGAGTTTACCCAGGTCTGATTCTCTTCTTTCTTGACTTTGCACTACTAACCATCTTTGTCCTATTCCTGCATAATTTACTGTTCTTGACACTAGTTTATATCCGGGTAAGTTACTATCAACAAATTCTGGTTCTGCTAATGTTGATATTAATGATTGTGCTGATTCTACGCTTAATGGCACTGGATATAACCAGCTTAAATCTGACATCATTTTTAGATTTTATTCTGTATATAAGGCCCAGTCTGCTACTATGAGACTATTAACTTTTAATTGTTGTTGGTACTCTACTGGTATTTTACCAAAGCATGATGAATCTGCTTGGTGTCCCGATGCTAGTTTTAAAAATATATATTGGTATGTCTCCATCTCCTGAATATATCATTTCTATTATGATGAACTGTTTTAACTCCGGTCTATGGTCACCAGAATAACCGTAGGTGATAGTTATTTGTTTTGGTGATTTTACTGGTAATTCTTCTATTTCTTGATTATTTCCTACTTTTTGATTCTCAAATATTACTTCTGGTAAGCTGGTATTATATTGCCCATGTATCTGCATTTATGATGAGTCTAGATGCCCTGCTCATAGGGATACTCCAAATTTTTGGGCTGCTTTTAAGGCGACAATAAAAAATATCCTATCCAATCCTTTTATAAATAGTTTATCCATGACTCTCCCCAGTTTATCGTCCTTGAGATATTCTGGTGTTACTCCTGCTCCTATTAGATGGTCACAGGGGATTTTTTAAAAATACTGGGGAAACATATATAACGGTTTCTATACAAATCCTAACCCGTTGATTATCATGGGTTTTACTACATGACCTAGACTTAGTTTCTCTCCAATTTCAAGGATTATTTCTACTACTCCTATGGCGTCTATTATTTCTGCTACTATGCCTAAATTGTCTAGGTTTTGAATTTCCATTTTTTGAAGCTTTGATTTCACAACAGAATTATCCACAACTCCTGTTGTGATTCAATCATTTCTTCTTCTGTTCTAATTTAATTTTTAAATTATTAGATTTTCTTTTCTTTTATCTTCTTTACAAAACTTTATTCTCTCACTCTATTCCCATTTTAATGATACTGTTCTCATTAAGCCTTTTCTTCCTTGCAGTAGCTCTAGTTCTGGTGTACTACTACCTGTGACAGTTAGGGTGCGGAAGGTGGGCTCTAATTGGTATGAATTGCAAAGGAACTTATTTACTTTAGTTGTGCGTGACTACATTGTGGAAAATCTTGCGAATGCTGGTGCTGCTTAATACTCATGGGTGGGTTTTTTGTCAATGCGTAACTCCTAGACCATATTCTGCCCCGTCTGTTACCCTGGGAAAAGTAAAAATCATACAGGCATAATTCTATATCTATAGGACTAGTATTTTATTCATGAAAATGCTCCGTACATCTGGAGAGATGGAAAATCAAAGGTAGTGTTTTTAATGAACCACTCAAACATCCACTTAAGATGAGAAAATGTTGGGATTAAAGCACAAAAACGTCGCAGCCAAGTTTTCCCTTGCAACCAAACATCTTCTATGGGGTTTTGAGGGGACAGTTAGGAGCAAAGCGAACGCAATAAATTTTCCATTGCTCTAAAGGTAAACCTTGGTTAATAGATGCTAAAAAATTTTGAATTTCTTTTGAACGATGATAACTAGCTCCATCCCAGAAAATAAGTAATTGTTGGTTAGGTGACTCTTCTAGTAAATAGCTGAGATAATCAATAGTATTTTTTGAGTTAGCTGTATCATAGGTTTTCAACAATAAATTTTTACCTAAATAGTCAACTGCTCCATAATAAGTTTGTTTATCTCGTTCCTTACTAATTGGAATGCTTATTTCTTGGTCAGTTCTACCCCAAACATATCCAATGCTATCTCCCCAAAGTAAATGACACTCATCTAATAGCAAAACTCTCAATGGCCCAGCTTCTATATCTTCTCGGCAGCTCGCCAACAATGATGACATCTCTTTTTTTTTGCGGCAACTGCTTCTTCATTAGCTTTTGGATTTCCTGAAGATGTTTTCTTCCAACTAATTCCTGCCGCATCAAACAAGTCGTAATAACTACCTTTTAATTCATAAAGTACATCATATTCAAAAGCCAATTTATACTCAAGTTCGCCAAGCTCCCAACATTCCTTCGTTTGTAACCAAGCCAGTACTTCTTCTCTTTGTTGAGTATTCAAGTGGCTTTTCCTCCCTTTGTTTTTCAGGCGCAGTCCTAGAATTCCATCTTTCTCATAGGCTTGTTTCCATGTTGTTATTGAACCAACTGAAATATCTAAAATTGTTTGAATTTCCTCATACTTGTAGCTTTGATAAACCAGCTTCACTGCCAATGCTTTTCTTACTTCCCTTGCATCTGGACGCTCATCTATAAATCCTTGTAGTTCTGCAATTTTAGATTGTAGCTCCTGGTTGCTGATTGTTAGCTATTAGATAAGACAGTTTCTCAGTATTATCTCTTGGTCTTCTTCAAAAATTAAATATGATTTCTATATATACCTAAGTACATGCCAAAGAATTAATTTAGTCTATTATATAATTTGTCTAGCTAGCCGCGCCGCAATGTCATAAAAAATCCCTGGTTTTGATCAAAAGCCAGGGTGAAGAAACAAATAAATTCAGTCTTAATTATAAGTGATACAAAACACAGTCCATATACCTCCACCCTATTGGTGACAAGTTAAGGAAAAGGGGAAATTGTCAAGGGTGGTATTTACAGTGGTTAAAAATCGTGAGCAACTCATTATAGGTAAGTAATTGAGCGATTGTTACCAGTCACGACACAGTCCCCAAAAACCAATCGAGACCACGCAAAAAAGAAACACAGACCACTGGTAGAAGATGAGGTAATGGCTGGTCTCAGTAATACTGAAACCAGCCATTACAAATCAAGAAAACTACTACCGAAAATTAGGACTCAGAGAACGGATACTGAACTTACCGTTGATCATGACTGCGTTGTAGTCAGAGGTGAATTGATAGAAAATCACGAGTTAATTACAAAACAATAAAACTCTTCTGGGAGATTTATTTTAGCAACTAATATTTTAGATATGACAGAGTTAGAATCCTGAGAACTATTTAAAATCTATAAACAGCAGCAATCCTCTTTCTGAGGATTTAGATTTATCAAAGACCCTTTATTTTCTGCAGATAGTCTTCTTGTGAAAAATCCCGAAGGAGTAGACACAATTATGATTTTATCGGCATTGTGTCTTTTAGTTTATTATCTAGGATAAAGACAACTAATAAGCTCTTGAAAAACTGAAAAATCCACAGTTAAAAATCAACTGAATAAACATTTAGATTTTGTTGCATACTTATGTTTATTTGTCTATACCTACTTACTACTAATTGAAGTGCGGAATCTGGGATTCAAAGACGATTAATAGCTGTATATATGAATAGGATACCAATAGAATTTATTACATCTCGGTTCAGATATGCCACTTCTTTAAAAAGTTGGGTATTTTTGTGTTCATAGCTCATTTACTATAAGATCTGTATTAACAACAAAAAACTGAAATTTTTCACTAGTTAAAGATTATCCACTTATTAGCTGAGGAGTAAAAAATCATGCCAAAATATGTAATGTGGGGAACTTACTGCGAAGACGTTTTAACCAAACGAGAACCCTATCGTCAAGCTCATTTAGAAGGATTAGCAAAACAAAAACAATCAGGAGTATTAATTACCCTTGGTCCTACCAAAGATGTCACAAAGGTTTTTGGTATTTATGAAGCCGATGATGAGGCTACTGTCCATCAATTAGTTGAAGCTGATCCCTATTGGCAAAATGGCATCTGGACAGAATGTACTGTTAAAGAGTGGATTGAAGCCTTTTAATTAATTAGTAATTCATAATTAATTACTAATTCGTAATTAATTATGAATTACTAATTATCCTTTCAGCGCCCTTCTAAAATTGCGGCGATAGGACGGATTAGCAATAAACAATGCTGGCCATAATAAAGTAAAACCGATACGATTAGGAAGGGTTTGTGTAAAATGAGTTTTATCAAACCCACTCCAAAACTTCCAAGCACCAACTACATAAGCCACTATCAAACCAATAATAATTAATTTCACTGCCATTAACTCCCTTAATAACTTCAGAGAATTTTAGTTAAAAACTACCACACATTAGAAAAATTGTATCCCCAAAATACAGAAATTACAGCAGGAGTCAGGAGTCAGGAGTCACGAGTCAGGAGTCAGGAGTCAGGAGTCAGGAGTCAGGAGTCAGGAATAAAACTCTCTTGCTGTCTAGGTTTCAATTTAGATTCTGTAGGTCATTGATCTGGAATCTGCTGTATACATTAAACTATCAGATTCCAGGGTTAGAGTCACCTAATTCTAGTTTAAATTAGTATTACAGATGTTACATTTCTTAGGAATACTCCTGATTTAAGAAAAATCTGGAAGGAACCTCAATTTATACCCAGTATTCCGCACTTCAGTAGTTACAAGTCAGGGAAAGTCTACTTTTTGCTGATTATGTGGTGTTAATAATACTCGGTTAACAATGTGGAAGTTGTCAGTTGAGTTGGGGAATGGTTGTTTATTGTCCTTTCCCTTTTCCCGCTTTCCGACAGAATCCGAACAGTATTGGGTGTGGTGATGAAGCTTGAAAAATTCATTCTTTCTGGAGATCTTTCTTGTGCAAGTTTCTCAAAGATCAAAATCCATAGGAGACTAAGAGTAAGCCACAAAATAAATGATCCTGTCTTCTCATGCTGAGTGTAGCGTTCGCGAAGCGTGGCATAAGCCATAGCGAAGAGAAACATCTCGGAGATTCTTCACCATCTCTTTCAGAGATGCTCCGCGAACCTTCAGAATGACATTGGGCATTTCTTTTTGTGGAGTTTTCTAAAGAAAGAAGAACCGAATTTTATAACGGATCTAGATGCAGCTAAGGCTGCAATTAGGAGGATTTATGCGTGGAGTGCTCATGGCAGGTGGTTCGGGGACACGGTTACGTCCTTTAACTTGTGATTTACCGAAGCCGATGGTTCCTATACTAAATCGACCAATTGCTGAACATATTATCAATCTACTCAAACGACATCACATTACAGAAATTATTGCCACGTTACACTATTTACCAGATGTCCTCCGAGATTACTTCCAAGATGGTAGTGATTTTGGGGTACAGATGACCTATGCTATTGAAGAAGACCAGCCTCTGGGTACAGCAGGTTGTGTAAAAAATATTGCTGAACTTTTGGACGAAACTTTTTTAGTGATTAGTGGCGATAGTATTACAGATTTTGACCTCACTGCAGCCATTAAATTTCACAAACAAAAACAGTCAAAAGCTACTTTAATTTTAACCCGTGTTCCTAACCCGATTGAATTTGGGGTGGTAATTACGGATGAACAAGGACGCATTAACCGATTTTTAGAGAAACCCTCGACTAGCGAAATTTTTTCCGATACAGTTAACACTGGTACTTATATTTTAGAACCAGAAGTTTTGGAATATTTACCAGAACACACAGAATCTGATTTTTCTAAGGATTTATTTCCCTTACTACTAGCAACAAATGAACCTATTTATGGTTATGTAGCCCAAGGTTATTGGTGTGATGTGGGTCATTTAGATGCTTATCGGGAAGCACAATATGATGCTTTAGCCAGAAAGGTAAAACTGGAGTTTGCTTATCAAGAAGCTTCTCCTGGGGTGTGGATAGGTCAAAATACTTATATCGATCCTAGCGCCAAGATTCAAACTCCAGCTGTGATTGGTGATAATTGCCGGATTGGGGCAAGAGTTCAAATTGACGATGGAACGGTAATTGGTGATAATGTCACTATTGGGGCAGATGCTAATTTGAAGCGGCCTATAGTTTGGAATGGGGCGATTATTGGGGATGAAGCCCAGTTATCGGCTTGTGTAATTTCCCGTGGTACTCGTGTAGATAGACGTTCCCATGTATTAGAAGCTGCTGTAGTTGGTTCGCTTTCTACGGTGGGAGAAGAGGCGCAAATTAGCCCTGGTGTGCGGGTTTGGCCGAGTAAAAAGATTGAGTCAGGTGCAATTTTAAACATTAACCTGATTTGGGGAAACACTGCCCAACGGAACTTATTTGGTCAGCGTGGTGTACAAGGTTTAGCGAATATTGATATCAGCCCGGAATTTGCGGTGAAGTTGGGGGCTGCTTACGGTTCGACTTTAAAACCAGGTTCTAAGGTGACGGTTTCTCGTGATCAGCGTAATGTGTCGCGGATGGTAACTCGTTCTTTAATTGCTGGTTTGATGTCGGTAGGTGTGGATATTCAAAATCTTGATTCTACTGCTATTCCTATTACTCGCACGGTGATCCCGATTATGGGGGTAGTGGGTGGTATTCATGTCCGTGTACACCCAGACCGGCCTGATTATATCTTGATTGAATTTATGGATGGTAAAGGGATTAATATTTCTAAGGCTCAGGAAAAGAAAATTGAGGGCGCGTATTTTAAGGAGGATATGCGGAGGGCGCAAAGTCACGAAATTGGTGATGTGGCCTATCCTAGCCAGGTGATTGACCGCTATTGTACTGCTTTCGAGAAGCTGTTGAATGTTTCTACTCTTCGCAATAGTCGAGCAAAAGTTGTTATTGACTATGTCTATGCGGTATCCGGGGCAGTGTTACCGCAAATGCTAGATAAATTTGGTGCTGATGCGGTGGTATTAAATGCAAGTGTCAATAAAACCGCGATGACAACTACTAGCCGGGAAGGACTGCTGACTCAGTTGGGTCATGTGGTGGAAGCTCTGAAGGCTAATTTTGGGGTGCAGGTATCAGCTAATGGGGAACAGTTGATTTTAGTGGATGAGTCTGGCTACCCAGTGCGGGGGGAAATCCTGACGGCGTTGATGGTGGAAATGATGTTAACGTCTAACCCTAGATGCTCGGTAGTTGTGCCGGTTCATGCTTCTAGTGCGGTGGAACAAGTCGCGCGTCGTCATGATAGTAAGGTAATTCGCACAAAAGCAAATCCAACTGCTTTAATGGAGGCCTGTCAAAAAAATCCCAATGTGGTTTTGGGTGGTAGTGGGGAAACTGGTTTTATTTTCCCACAATTGCATCCGGGGTTTGATTCGATGTTCTGCATTGCTAAGTTGATTGAAATGCTGACTATTCAAGAGCGATCACTTGCATCTGTGCGTTCAGAATTACCCCGTGTCATTCACAAAGATTATACCATTCGTTGTCCTTGGACTGCTAAAGGGGCACTGATGCGTTATTTGGTGGAAACTCACCCAGCCCAAAATTTGGAATTAATTGATGGTGTGAAAATTCGTCAACCCTATGATGATAGTTGGGTGTTAGTTCTGCCCGATGCTAGTGAACCAATGGTACATTTATTTGCTAACAGTAGCGATCGCGATTGGGTTGATGAGAGTTTGAGAAGCTATCGCCATCGTGTTCAGACTTTTGTAGAAAGAGAACAGGAACATTACACCGCAGAAGTTTAAATTGATCAGATTCCCGATTTTCTAGAGAAGTCGGGGACCTTTTTGTTTACTGTGGGTAATTTGAATATAAAGAGCGATAGCGCGAGCGCTGACTTGTCAGTTTGCTTTTTTGGGAATGTAAGGAGTGAGAGCACTCAGATTACTTTCCTAAAATTATAGGTCATTATCGCTCCTAAATTAACATAACGTATGGATTTAAAATTAATTATCAACAATTTCCTCACTTGTAAGAGTGACTGTGGGTTATCTAATGCATTCAAAGTATTATAATTAATTAATAGCTTTTGTGTAGTTGTGGGAGTGATGGATTACAGAAACACCCAGGAATATCAACCGACATTTAGCTGATATTCCCGCTGAATCTGTTACTACTTAAAATTAATGGGAAGCCAGAAAAGCATCTACTTCTGCCGCAGTTGGTTGGGATGCGATCGCACCTGGTTTAATAGTAGTCAGCGCCCCCACAGCACTAGCATAGGTAATAACTTGTTTTGCAGTTTCTGCATCCCTCAAACTTTGAATACCTGACTGACTTAACTGATGGATAAACCCAGCCAGAAAGCTATCTCCCGCACCAGTTGTATCAATAACAGGCATAGAAAAAGCAGGTAATTTACCTTCATTTTCACCTAAACAATAGGCACAACCATTTTCTCCATCTGTAACTATAACCCCTTCTAATGAGTTTATTCGGTAAGTAATTGCTCCTGGATCTGTAGTATCAAATAACAATTCAGCCTCTTCTTTAGTCAATTTGAGGAAATCGGATCGTTGCAATAAAGCCTCAATTTTTTGTCGTGCTATATTTGCATCTTGCCAAAATACAGGTCGCCAATTTACATCTAATATGATTTTCAGGTCATATTGTTCGGCTAATTTCAATGCCTGGTGAACTGCGGCCTCACTT
It encodes the following:
- a CDS encoding YciI family protein; translated protein: MPKYVMWGTYCEDVLTKREPYRQAHLEGLAKQKQSGVLITLGPTKDVTKVFGIYEADDEATVHQLVEADPYWQNGIWTECTVKEWIEAF
- a CDS encoding mannose-1-phosphate guanyltransferase, coding for MRGVLMAGGSGTRLRPLTCDLPKPMVPILNRPIAEHIINLLKRHHITEIIATLHYLPDVLRDYFQDGSDFGVQMTYAIEEDQPLGTAGCVKNIAELLDETFLVISGDSITDFDLTAAIKFHKQKQSKATLILTRVPNPIEFGVVITDEQGRINRFLEKPSTSEIFSDTVNTGTYILEPEVLEYLPEHTESDFSKDLFPLLLATNEPIYGYVAQGYWCDVGHLDAYREAQYDALARKVKLEFAYQEASPGVWIGQNTYIDPSAKIQTPAVIGDNCRIGARVQIDDGTVIGDNVTIGADANLKRPIVWNGAIIGDEAQLSACVISRGTRVDRRSHVLEAAVVGSLSTVGEEAQISPGVRVWPSKKIESGAILNINLIWGNTAQRNLFGQRGVQGLANIDISPEFAVKLGAAYGSTLKPGSKVTVSRDQRNVSRMVTRSLIAGLMSVGVDIQNLDSTAIPITRTVIPIMGVVGGIHVRVHPDRPDYILIEFMDGKGINISKAQEKKIEGAYFKEDMRRAQSHEIGDVAYPSQVIDRYCTAFEKLLNVSTLRNSRAKVVIDYVYAVSGAVLPQMLDKFGADAVVLNASVNKTAMTTTSREGLLTQLGHVVEALKANFGVQVSANGEQLILVDESGYPVRGEILTALMVEMMLTSNPRCSVVVPVHASSAVEQVARRHDSKVIRTKANPTALMEACQKNPNVVLGGSGETGFIFPQLHPGFDSMFCIAKLIEMLTIQERSLASVRSELPRVIHKDYTIRCPWTAKGALMRYLVETHPAQNLELIDGVKIRQPYDDSWVLVLPDASEPMVHLFANSSDRDWVDESLRSYRHRVQTFVEREQEHYTAEV
- a CDS encoding carbohydrate kinase family protein; translation: MSNPRVLCLGEILFDCLADQMGLKLEEVRSWTTYPGGAPANVACALVKLGTPAGFIGAVGEDEPGNTLVNLLQDIGVDTTGVQRHPTAPTRLVYVVRDLAGDRSFAGFGKYDTGQFGDTRLQAKQLPHSLFTEADYLVLGTLELAYPESEAAVHQALKLAEQYDLKIILDVNWRPVFWQDANIARQKIEALLQRSDFLKLTKEEAELLFDTTDPGAITYRINSLEGVIVTDGENGCAYCLGENEGKLPAFSMPVIDTTGAGDSFLAGFIHQLSQSGIQSLRDAETAKQVITYASAVGALTTIKPGAIASQPTAAEVDAFLASH